The window CTTAAGAGCAGAAGCTATATTGTCTGCATCGCCACAAACTTCAAGATCCTCTTCCTGGTTAATGAGCTCGCTCATACCCATACTGAAAATCGGGTGGTCTTCAACGATAAAAACCTTATATTTTACTGGCTTCGATATCCTATGGTTATAGTTTGCCATAACGATTACCTGTAGTGGGTAGACTTAAGACAATTTTCACCCCTTTGCCGGGAAGATTATCAACAGTAAGGGAACCCCTGAGACAATCGGTTCTATATTGTAATATTCGCAATCCCATACCTTTAGGATTAAGGTTTTCCGGCAGGCCTCTACCATCGTCGGCAATCTCAACCCTAAGGGTTTCAGCCGTCATTGTCAACCGGACGACAATATTTTTGGCTTGCCCATGTTTGACGGCATTATGAACCGCTTCATGAACAATATAGTAGATATGGGTGGCAACCTCACTGTCCTCAGGGATACGTATCGCCTCACACTCAAAACTACAGGCAACATTATAGATTTCGGCAACAATTTCAGCCATTTCAGCCAGGGATGTCTCCAGACCATGGGCGGCCGGGTCAACCGGCATCAGACCTCTTGCCAGACGTCGGGTCTTATCAATTGCTTGCCTGATAAAACCCCTTATTTTCTCCGCCAGATTGGCTTGCGGAGTTTGCTCTTTATCAAGTTTCTCTTTCAGAACCTTGGTCATTGCCTCGATACCGATCAGGTGGGGACATAAATCATCATGGAGTATCCGACCAAACTTCTGTTTCTCGCGTTCGCTGATATTGAGGAGTTCCCTCTCCAGACGCTGGCGTTCACTGATCTCCTGCTGCAGGTTATTGTGGTAGAGCTCTAGTTTTTCCATGAAAATGTTAAAATGCCTGGCTAGGTGGCCAATTTCGTCATTGGGAGCCTGCGACATGCGAACCGTAAGATCGCCGGCGGTGGCGGCCGTAAGACGACCGATGAGTTCGCGCATCGGTCGAATGATTGAGGCGCTGATCCACAAGGTCAGTGGCAAAATCAGCAATAAGGTTACTGATACCGCGGCAACAAAAATTTTTTTGACCTGCTGCAAGGGGGCATAGATCTCATCCAGATAACTGGATGAGGCCACGATCCAATCATATTCGGGAATATAGTTAAACATCACCAACTTTTCCCGAAAAATTTTTTCACCGGGATTTTTCCAGGTGTAGATAAGCTTACCGTTTTTCTGCCGACAGAGTTCCTGCACAAAAAGATGCCCTTCAGAATCAACGGCATCAAAAACATTACCTTTGATAATTGGATGGACAACCACATTGCCGAGACTATCGAGAACAAAAGAGTACCCTGACTTGCCAAACCGCATGGCTAGAATGCGCTCACTGAAATCGGAGAC of the Candidatus Anaeroferrophillus wilburensis genome contains:
- a CDS encoding cache domain-containing protein yields the protein MYIMLFMDVYLRGGVQEYILGRQISWAENRGLRLICLRAGKKLRIGVPGLIHSFTRFFRNLNIRAKLFGGYSAILVISILLCSFVIYSLMRTTVETNIERELQNSTAAILNMVQTTASVSIKNYLRSVAEKNLDIVQHFYAKQLSGELSENEAKNQALQIFYSQTIGKTGYLYCINSGGVAVAHPNKSVAGRNFSNVDFVIEQIKRKEGYLEYGWRNPGELEKRSKALYMSYFAPWDWIISVTSYREEFKELVKVSDFSERILAMRFGKSGYSFVLDSLGNVVVHPIIKGNVFDAVDSEGHLFVQELCRQKNGKLIYTWKNPGEKIFREKLVMFNYIPEYDWIVASSSYLDEIYAPLQQVKKIFVAAVSVTLLLILPLTLWISASIIRPMRELIGRLTAATAGDLTVRMSQAPNDEIGHLARHFNIFMEKLELYHNNLQQEISERQRLERELLNISEREKQKFGRILHDDLCPHLIGIEAMTKVLKEKLDKEQTPQANLAEKIRGFIRQAIDKTRRLARGLMPVDPAAHGLETSLAEMAEIVAEIYNVACSFECEAIRIPEDSEVATHIYYIVHEAVHNAVKHGQAKNIVVRLTMTAETLRVEIADDGRGLPENLNPKGMGLRILQYRTDCLRGSLTVDNLPGKGVKIVLSLPTTGNRYGKL